In the genome of Bacteroidales bacterium, the window GAATAAAGCCGGGAACAGCTCCCTTAAATCGAATAACAACAGGCTCTTCGCTTAGATTATAATGCTTACCTTTATATTCAAGAGAAACAGTATATTCTAACTTTCCTGCCGGTGGTTGGTTAGGTAAAAATGCATTTAAACATTCTCCATTATATTTCATTTCCAGCATCTTCCAATCTTCTTTACTTCTATAATGGCGATATTTAACCATACCTTTAACATCCGAAGGTAGCTTAAGATTTATTGGAGCATCAGATTCCCCACCTTGTGTAGTAAGTAGTTTGAATTTGTAAGTTTCACCATTAAGTTCAACTTCTGCTTTTTTTGGGTAAGTTGGACCGGTTGCACGCTGATAAACAGCGGCACTTAATGTGAAAATAACAGCAAAAATCCAGAGTAAAGTATACTTTGTTTTTGAAGACATAATTTTATATTTGCGGCAAAATTAATAATTTCCGATAAAAAGCATCGTAAAAAATTTCTTCATCTATTATGTTTATTTTTGTCAGCACAAAAAACTAAAAAGATATAATGACTACTACAAGTTCAAAAACAAGTCGGTCTTCTCTTATTTTACTGACGTCCCTTTTTTTTATGTGGGGATTTATTACCGTTTTAAACGATATTCTCATTCCTCATCTCAAAGCTGTTTTTGAACTAAGCTATTTGGAAGCAATGCTTATACAATTTGCATTTTTTGGCGCTTACTTTATAGGCGGTTTTGGATATTTTCTTATTTCAATGTTTTCGGGAGACCCGATTAGTAAAATAGGTTATAAAAACGGGATTATCATTGGGTTATTGATGTCAGCTTTAGGAACAATATTATTTTATCCGGCAGCACATTTTCAGATATATGGCTTTTTCTTAACGGCTCTATTTATTTTGGGACTTGGTTTTGCCATGTTACAAATTGCAGCGAACCCCTATGTAGCCATATTAGGTCCGCAGGAGAGTGCATCTTCTCGTTTAAATTTATCACAAGGTTTCAATTCTTTCGGAACAACTATTGGTCCTATTTTAGGTGGTTATTTTATATTCGAATATTTTAAGAATGTGGAAAACGGAGCCGATTCAGTTGTAATTCCTTATTTGGTATTAACTGCTATGCTTTTGCTTTTGGCTATAATGATAAAAGGAGCTAAACTTCCTCGATTTGTAAATACAACAGCTGTGACCAAAGGCGCAGGGGCTCTGAAATTTAGACAGTTGAGGTTTGGCGCTCTCGCAATTTTTCTTTACGTAGGTGCAGAAGTTGCTATCGGAAGTTTTTTAATTAGTTTTTTGGGATTAGAAAAAATTGCGGGATTAAGTACAGCACAAGCCAGTCCCTTTGTAGCATTTTATTGGGGCGGAGCAATGATAGGTCGTTTTTTGGGGGCTATTTCTCTTAGTCAGATGAATAAAAAGAATAAGTTAGTCTCTATGCTGATAGTGTCATTTTTAGCATTTAGCATTGTTTATCTGGCTGTTTACCTTAAAACGAACATTAATTTCGAACAAATAATACCGTATTTTATATTCTTATTTCTTAATTATTTGGCTTTTATTATTGGTCGTTCATTAGCCGGAAGAACTTTAGCAATTTTTGCTATGATTCCAATTGCACTTCTTCTTATAGGTATTTTCGGAAGTAGCGTATGGGCAATGTGGGCCATTCTTGGAATAGGAATTTTTAATTCAATAATGTGGTCGAATATTTTCACATTGGCAATTAAAGGACTTGGCGATTATACCAGTCAGGGTTCTTCTATTTTAGTTATGTTTATTGTTGGTGGTGCTATTATTCCACCTATTCAAGGAGCTGCTGCTGATGTTGTTGGCGTACAATTGTCATTTTTTGTTCCTATGCTTAGCTATGTTTATTTAGCATATTACGGATGGAAAGGACATTTGGCTAATCAATAAAGTTAGAATTGTTCAATTTACAGACTGTTGCGAATTAGATTATTTTATTGTTATTTCATCGGCAAAAATCCAACTTTTATTTCCTGCTCCTACATGCCAGTCCGGACAGTTTCCTCTATTCTTAGCTAAGACTCTTATAAAACGTACTTTTTGATATGGAACTATATTTATTTTGAATTTTTTTATAATACCGCCGTATTGCTTTTCGTCAACATCATTAGGAATTATACCGGCAAGTTTCCAATCAATACCATTTAAGGATGTGTAAAAACGTACTTCTTGTGGCATAAAAATCCAAGAATAAGCATCTTGAATACAGCCCAATTCAAGCTGTTTAACGATTTGGATTTCCCCCAAATCAAGAACAGCATCTAAATCAACACCATAAAATCCTTGCCAGACACCTGTCTTAAAATTAGTATTTCCTCTAATATGATCGATAAGTGCAAAGTCTCCTCCGGCAGCATATAATTTACTGTATTTATTTACCAATGAGATAGTTGCATTCCCTTCTACTTTGTAAAAATCGGCATCAATAATTTTACTAAACCCAAAATTAGGATGAAAAGCAACAATTTTAAAATGGCTTGATTTATTAATTTTAAATGGGCCTGAATATTTAATAGACTCTCTTGTTGGTGTTGATCCATCGAGCGAATAATATATTTCTGCCTTTGGATA includes:
- a CDS encoding sugar MFS transporter, with amino-acid sequence MTTTSSKTSRSSLILLTSLFFMWGFITVLNDILIPHLKAVFELSYLEAMLIQFAFFGAYFIGGFGYFLISMFSGDPISKIGYKNGIIIGLLMSALGTILFYPAAHFQIYGFFLTALFILGLGFAMLQIAANPYVAILGPQESASSRLNLSQGFNSFGTTIGPILGGYFIFEYFKNVENGADSVVIPYLVLTAMLLLLAIMIKGAKLPRFVNTTAVTKGAGALKFRQLRFGALAIFLYVGAEVAIGSFLISFLGLEKIAGLSTAQASPFVAFYWGGAMIGRFLGAISLSQMNKKNKLVSMLIVSFLAFSIVYLAVYLKTNINFEQIIPYFIFLFLNYLAFIIGRSLAGRTLAIFAMIPIALLLIGIFGSSVWAMWAILGIGIFNSIMWSNIFTLAIKGLGDYTSQGSSILVMFIVGGAIIPPIQGAAADVVGVQLSFFVPMLSYVYLAYYGWKGHLANQ